A window from Anser cygnoides isolate HZ-2024a breed goose chromosome 1, Taihu_goose_T2T_genome, whole genome shotgun sequence encodes these proteins:
- the NRIP1 gene encoding nuclear receptor-interacting protein 1 → MTHGEELGSEMHQDSVVLTYLEGLLMHQAAGGSATAVDKKSTGHSGEDQNFKISGNIFPNCQSNGPVLKTNTYQGSGMLHLKKARLLQSSEDWNTAKRRRLSDSIVDLNGKKEALLAGMVENVPKGKQDSTLLASLLQSFSSRLQSVALSQQIRQSLKEQGYSLSHDSLQVEKDLRCYGVASSHLKTLLKKSKAKDQKLDNSLPDITKNLPNERFIESPHAVQSGPKVINEPLSCAARLQAVASMVEKRSSPAASPKPSVACSQLALLLSSEAHLQQYSREHALKAQNANQIASERLAAMARLQESAQKDIGQFSLAKGVTSHLNGQTGSSTKMVSSKSNMAPFQSSVGITHSPPKNVGFKSTLERSNVKTSPSNSLLLHLLKSQNTTKQLKGHEESSTPTTIDEYSDNNPSFTDDSSDDESSHSNCLPIDLSFKQRTDKPDAGPPASLDNLTQSLLHSWDPKVSCPENKEDKDTPKASKLNPHQKVTLLQLLLGHKSEEKVDKSNEPQGPHSAADVAKFTVQTGKRTPVTDSPSANRMTPLSTPPLLASTKADSPINLSHQSLAIKRNSPPYACSIQPDRLVNPASKHLIDLSKSKEIQGAKLSRNDSPQNSSAFSASKLLQNLAQCGMQTSMSSEEQRPSKHLLAGNTDKPVGLIDRLNSPLLTNKLSTHEENNKIFSCQSVPTEQGLPGSEIENLLERRTVLQLLLGTPNKGKSEKKERVLLRDEGSQEQTDKALNEQILTVKIKTEPSEESNVPYNSNAQQIRECKGNKFQGFIHSLQRNTAASPASEEMKSEPLSPQDFSFSKNGLLSRLLRQNQDSYPADEVDRSHRNNELTHLESKSLCTVPKKRKLHAEPLESPLKKMKTNVSDAANNHVSPTEALYGPLLNQQELKFSRSDSEFKYAVSHGSNNESENRSWSRDSKGFNVLKQLLLSENCERDLSQHRNNLLMEGKKRGNKSNATINKPEFSISSVNTLMGSPVQQSSCVDHRTFHYPVVVKSPASSPFPEHLGSTVSTLESDQFSVCPVPGEKGPIRWVITGMDKNDYEKDSPRLTKTNPILYYMLQKGGNSVSSQGAHDKEIWNESSFTDSSTHVTIKEELPSDAELETPFNNLRSPYNSHMGNKTSHQHGVNGEVHGLLEKVLTIKKEPE, encoded by the coding sequence ATGACTCATGGAGAAGAGCTTGGCTCTGAGATGCACCAGGATTCTGTTGTTCTAACTTACCTAGAGGGATTACTAATGCATCAAGCAGCAGGAGGCTCAGCTACTGCAGTTGACAAAAAGTCTACTGGGCATAGTGGAGAGGATCAAAACTTTAAGATTTCTGGAAATATATTTCCCAACTGTCAAAGTAATGGTCCAGTTCTTAAGACAAATACATATCAGGGATCTGGCATGCTGCACCTCAAAAAAGCAAGACTGTTGCAGTCTTCTGAAGACTGGAATACAGCAAAGAGAAGGCGGTTGTCTGATTCCATTGTggatttaaatggaaaaaaggaagcTTTGTTAGCTGGCATGGTTGAAAATGTGCCTAAAGGCAAACAGGATAGCACATTACTAGCCTCTTTGCTTCAGTCATTCAGCTCTAGGCTGCAGAGTGTTGCTCTGTCACAGCAGATTAGGCAGAGCCTTAAGGAGCAAGGATATTCCCTTAGCCATGATTCTTTACAGGTGGAGAAGGATTTAAGGTGCTATGGTGTTGCATCCAGTCACCTGAAGACTCTTCTGAagaagagcaaagcaaaggatcAGAAGTTGGACAACAGCCTGCCAGATATAACAAAGAACCTGCCCAATGAGAGGTTTATAGAATCTCCTCATGCAGTGCAGAGTGGACCTAAAGTGATAAATGAGCCACTGTCATGTGCTGCAAGATTACAAGCTGTTGCAAGCATGGTAGAGAAACGATCCAGTCCTGCTGCTTCACCAAAGCCCAGTGTAGCATGCAGCCAGCTGGCTTTACTCCTTTCAAGTGAAGCTCACTTGCAGCAGTACTCCAGGGAACATGctttaaaagcacaaaatgcAAATCAAATAGCAAGTGAGAGACTTGCAGCTATGGCCAGATTACAAGAAAGTGCTCAGAAAGATATTGGCCAATTCAGTTTAGCAAAAGGAGTGACAAGCCATCTCAATGGTCAAACAGGATCATCAACCAAAATGGTATCAAGCAAAAGCAATATGGCACCATTTCAAAGTTCAGTGGGAATCACGCATTCGCCTCCCAAAAATGTGGGATTCAAAAGTACTTTGGAAAGGAGTAATGTGAAAACCTCTCCCAGCAACAGTTTGCTCTTACATCTCCTGAAAAGCCAGAATACCACCAAACAATTAAAAGGACATGAAGAGAGCAGCACACCGACAACTATTGATGAGTATTCAGACAACAACCCTAGCTTTACAGATGATAGCAGTGATGATGAAAGCTCCCATTCTAACTGTCTTCCCATAGACTTATCCTTTAAACAGAGAACAGATAAACCAGATGCAGGTCCACCTGCATCACTGGATAACCTGACTCAGTCTTTGCTTCATAGCTGGGATCCAAAAGTTTCCTGTCCAGAGAACAAGGAAGACAAAGACACTCCAAAGGCGTCTAAGCTGAATCCCCATCAAAAAGTAACACTACTTCAGTTGTTACTTGGGCATAAGAGTGAAGAAAAGGTTGACAAAAGTAATGAGCCTCAGGGACCACACAGTGCAGCTGATGTGGCAAAATTCACTGTACAGACTGGTAAAAGGACTCCTGTTACTGACAGTCCCAGTGCAAATCGAATGACTCCACTAAGCACTCCACCTTTGCTTGCTTCTACAAAAGCAGACTCTCCTATAAATCTCTCTCACCAGTCGTTAGCCATCAAGCGTAACTCTCCGCCGTATGCCTGCAGCATCCAGCCAGATAGGCTGGTGAATCCTGCATCTAAACATTTGATAGACCTttctaaaagcaaagaaattcaaGGAGCCAAGCTGAGCAGAAATGATAGTCCACAAAACTCTTCGGCTTTCAGTGCCAGCAAGCTGTTGCAGAATCTTGCTCAGTGCGGTATGCAGACTTCCATGTCAAGTGAAGAACAAAGACCTAGCAAACATCTGCTAGCAGGGAACACAGATAAACCTGTAGGCTTGATTGATAGATTGAACAGCCCTCTGCTTACAAATAAATTGAGTacacatgaagaaaataacaaaatattcagTTGTCAGTCTGTACCCACTGAACAAGGACTTCCAGGTTCGGAAATAGAAAATCTCCTTGAAAGGCGCACTGTCCTTCAGCTGCTTCTGGGAACTCCCAATAAAggtaaaagtgaaaagaaagagagggtGCTTTTAAGAGATGAAGGTTCTCAGGAACAGACAGATAAGGCTTTGAATGAGCAAATATtgacagtgaaaataaaaactgaaccATCTGAAGAATCGAATGTTCCTTATAATTCAAATGCACAACAAATAAGAGAGTGCAAGGGTAACAAATTTCAAGGATTTATTCATTCACTGCAGAGAAAcacagctgcttctccagcatCTGAGGAGATGAAATCTGAGCCTCTTTCAcctcaagatttttctttttccaaaaatggTCTGCTAAGTAGATTGCTGAGACAAAATCAAGACAGTTACCCTGCAGATGAGGTGGACAGAAGTCACCGAAACAATGAGCTAACGCACCTGGAATCAAAGAGTCTTTGCACAGTACCGAAGAAGAGGAAGCTTCATGCTGAGCCTTTGGAAAGTCcattaaaaaagatgaaaactaaTGTGTCTGATGCTGCAAACAATCATGTTTCTCCTACAGAGGCACTGTATGGACCTTTGCTAAACCAGCAAGAACTGAAATTCAGCAGAAGTGATTCTGAATTTAAATATGCTGTAAGTCATGGTTCAAATAATGAAAGTGAAAATAGGAGTTGGTCTAGAGATAGTAAAGGCTTTAATGTGTTGAAACAGCTGCTTCTCTCAGAAAACTGTGAGAGAGATCTGTCACAACATAGGAATAACTTACTAATGGAGGgcaagaaaagaggaaacaaaagcaatgcaACAATTAATAAACCTGAATTCAGCATTTCTTCAGTAAACACATTAATGGGAAGTCCTGTGCAACAGAGCAGTTGTGTAGATCACAGAACATTTCACTATCCAGTAGTGGTAAAAAGTCCTGCCAGTTCCCCCTTCCCTGAACATTTGGGGAGTACAGTGTCTACGCTCGAATCTGACCAGTTTAGTGTGTGTCCTGTGCCCGGTGAGAAAGGTCCCATCAGATGGGTTATCACAGGTATGGACAAGAATGATTATGAAAAAGACTCTCCAAGACTGACCAAAACCAATCCGATATTGTACTACATGTTACAGAAAGGCGGTAACTCTGTTAGCAGCCAAGGAGCACACGACAAAGAAATTTGGAATGAATCTTCATTTACTGATAGTTCAACTCATGTTACAATCAAAGAGGAGTTACCATCTGATGCAGAGCTTGAAACTCCTTTTAATAACTTAAGAAGCCCTTACAACAGCCATATGGGGAATAAGACCTCTCATCAACATGGTGTGAATGGTGAAGTTCATGGACTTCTGGAAAAAGTGCTAACGATCAAAAAAGAGCCAGAATAA